AATTACTGATACAAATACTGTTTTATCTTCAAAAGCAATATCATCAGTGTACAAAGCAGGAGTTTCTGCTAAAAATACAAGCGTAGCAGTACGCTAAAAAAGTTATACTTCTCATAAGTATAAAACAAGGTTAGATAGTTAGTAAAGTTAAAAACGTGATTGTTTTAGAAACAGCTCTTTGTGGTTATTGAGCTGTTTTTTTTTACATTTTACTGAAGCAAAAAATGCATTTTTATTTTTTTTGAAAAATTATTCTTAATAAATGTATTCCCTTGATTTCTACACCATTAAAAATTTCAAAAAAAATAATCCGTAAGCCCTTTATTTACGTACATAGCGTAAATAAAACGTCGAAAGAGTTTTAATTCAGCATTTTAAGTATCAAAAAAGATATTATTTTTGCAAAAAATTAAATTTCTATTTGTAGTTTTATAACGTTCCACATTTAGTAATATTAATAATTAATTTCAAAAAAAACATGACAAAATTTACCAAAGCAGGTTTGGTTGCGGCCTTTTTTTTAGCAACAGTATTTACTTATGCCATTGATGGAAATGGAGACTACATTTTAAACATTAAAACTGGAAAAGGAAAAGTAGTTAGCTTTACTTTAGACACAGTAGAAAATGCATCATTCTCTATCTTTGACGAAAATCACAATTTACTTTATGCGGGCGAGTCTGCAGCAAACAAATTAGAAATCTCTAAAACAATTAGTCTAGAAGGTTTTCCTGCTGGAACTTACGTTTTGGAAGTAAAAGCAAACGAAAAAGTTGCTAAACACGAAATTAAAGTTGCTGCCAAGAGGGTAAAAACAGTTAAGTTAGACGAATCTGTGAACTATAGTCCAGGATTTCGTCGTTAAACCACCTTTTTTTGCCCCCACAAAAAACGATTAAAGCAGTTCTCCTACCAAGAACTGCTTTTTTTATGTTCATGATTTTTATGATGGATTAAAATCCATATTTACAATATGTTTTCCATTGGAACTTTTTATAGAACCACAATATTGTCATTTCGACGAAAGGAGAAAACTATGGGTAAATTTATTCTTTAACTTTCTTTAAAAATAAAAACCTTTCATTTCTGAAAAGTTTTTCTATGCTTGTAAAATACTCGTTATCTCTCTTTTAGTAATTTCTCCAAATATTCAATTTTATCTTTTTCTGATTGAAGCAAACGCTCGTAAAGCTTTTTATTTTCTTCTACAGATTCCATTAATTTATCTAATGGATTGAAAGTGCAAGAATTATAGTCTCCAAAAGTATTATTTCCTGATTCGTTAAAAGTATTGAAATAGTTAATCACGCCTTCTTCTGAAAAGTTTTTAATTGCTTCTGCTGTTACACCAAGTGCTTTTGCAATTGCGATAAGTTTATCTTCATCTATCGTTTCGCTATTTTCTAAAATAGAAATCGCTTGTTGGTTTGTTCCCAAAGCCTGCGCCAAAGCTTCCTGCTTCATATCTCGAAGTTCACGAATACGGCTTATTTTTCGCCCTATATGATTTGGTTTTGTTAGTGTGCTCATAATTCAAAG
This is a stretch of genomic DNA from Flavobacterium endoglycinae. It encodes these proteins:
- a CDS encoding secretion protein is translated as MTKFTKAGLVAAFFLATVFTYAIDGNGDYILNIKTGKGKVVSFTLDTVENASFSIFDENHNLLYAGESAANKLEISKTISLEGFPAGTYVLEVKANEKVAKHEIKVAAKRVKTVKLDESVNYSPGFRR
- a CDS encoding helix-turn-helix domain-containing protein — translated: MSTLTKPNHIGRKISRIRELRDMKQEALAQALGTNQQAISILENSETIDEDKLIAIAKALGVTAEAIKNFSEEGVINYFNTFNESGNNTFGDYNSCTFNPLDKLMESVEENKKLYERLLQSEKDKIEYLEKLLKER